A single region of the Gopherus evgoodei ecotype Sinaloan lineage chromosome 3, rGopEvg1_v1.p, whole genome shotgun sequence genome encodes:
- the LOC115648245 gene encoding protein CLN8-like: MNLANDGATFSALYDWDYVLWEVRLKLLAAGFFSYLGVFLLAHWLSSWISASYRTSSAKQKIFWNMDITRGLFAVQSCGAGLWALLIDPVFQADQVYAQQKWSWFHCLIAAGYFLFENVVFHVSNIVFRIFDVFNVVHHLFAFGGLLGLIINIKSGHYLPLMGLLLEMNNPSYCISSILARIGCAHTLFWKANQWVNIHMLHCRMVLIYHMWWVCISHWNDVVENLGLPYFIVFFMGLSTLTLILNPYWTFKTTQRLFGPVERKFPNTAMKNASCENLNSETFQKKRI; the protein is encoded by the exons ATGAATCTTGCAAATGATGGTGCAACGTTCAGTGCCCTTTATGACTGGGACTATGTTCTGTGGGAAGTTCGTTTGAAGTTACTAGCAGCTGGTTTTTTCAGCTACCTGGGAGTATTTCTTCTAGCTCACTGGCTGTCCTCATGGATCAGTGCCAGTTATCGCACTTCATCAGCAAAGCAGAAGATCTTCTGGAATATGGATATCACACGTGGCCTGTTTGCAGTTCAAAGTTGTGGAGCTGGGTTGTGGGCCTTGCTTATAGATCCAGTTTTTCAAGCTGACCAAGTGTATGCACAGCAAAAGTGGAGCTGGTTTCATTGCTTAATAGCCGCTGGGTActtcttgtttgaaaatgtagtttTTCATGTGTCTAACATTGTTTTCAGGATATTTGATGTGTTCAATGTAGTTCATCATTTATTTGCCTTTGGTGGACTTCTTGGTCTGATAATTAACATAAAGTCTGGACACTATTTACCCCTGATGGGACTGCTACTTGAGATGAACAATCCTTCATACTGCATATCCTCTATTCTTGCAAGG ATTGGCTGTGCTCATACCCTTTTTTGGAAGGCAAACCAATGGGTAAATATTCATATGCTTCACTGCCGCATGGTCCTTATTTATCACATGTGGTGGGTGTGTATTTCCCATTGGAATGACGTGGTGGAAAATCTGGGACTTccctattttattgtttttttcatgGGGTTAAGTACACTTACATTAATACTTAATCCATACTGGACATTCAAAACGACTCAGCGGCTTTTTGGTCCAGTTGAAAGGAAATTTCCAAATACAGCAATGAAAAATGCatcctgtgaaaatttaaatagtgAAACATTCCAAAAGAAGAGGATATAG
- the LOC115648243 gene encoding protein CLN8-like has translation MNLAYAGETLSVIFDWDYVLWEVRLKLVAVGFFIYLGVFILLHWLASWISASYRTLSAKQKVFSNIAIARGLLGIQSCAAGLWAMLIDPVFQADKVYSQQKWSWFHCLIGSGFILFENVVVHVSNIVFRTCDVFLVVHHLFALGGLLGLIFNIKSGHYLPVMGLLLEMSTPSICMYSLLLRTGYANTLLWKANQWVLIHMQHCRMVLIYHMWWVCISNWNDVVENLGLPHFIVFFMGLSTLTIILNPYWIYRSTRRLFGPVDWNFSFFTAVFGSSGKLNSETLQKKRI, from the exons ATGAATCTTGCATATGCTGGTGAAACCTTGAGTGTCATATTTGACTGGGACTATGTTCTGTGGGAAGTTCGTTTGAAGTTAGTAGCAGTTGGATTTTTCATCTACCTGGGTGTATTTATTCTACTTCACTGGTTGGCCTCATGGATCAGTGCCAGTTATCGCACTTTGTCAGCAAAGCAAAAGGTCTTCTCGAATATAGCTATTGCTCGTGGCCTGCTTGGGATTCAGAGTTGTGCAGCTGGGTTGTGGGCCATGCTCATAGATCCAGTTTTCCAAGCTGACAAAGTGTATTCACAACAAAAGTGGAGTTGGTTTCATTGCTTAATAGGCTCTGGCTTcatcttgtttgaaaatgtagttgTCCATGTGTCTAATATTGTTTTCAGGACATGTGATGTGTTCTTGGTAGTTCATCATTTATTTGCCTTGGGTGGGCTTCTTGGTCTGATATTTAACATAAAGTCTGGACACTATCTGCCCGTGATGGGACTGCTACTTGAGATGAGCACTCCTTCAATCTGCATGTACTCGCTTCTTCTAAGG ACTGGCTATGCTAACACCCTTTTATGGAAGGCAAACCAATGGGTACTGATCCATATGCAACACTGCCGCATGGTCCTTATTTATCACATGTGGTGGGTGTGTATTTCCAATTGGAATGATGTAGTGGAAAATCTGGGACTTCCACATTTTATCGTCTTTTTTATGGGGTTAAGTACACTTACAATAATACTTAATCCATACTGGATTTACAGATCGACTCGGCGGCTCTTTGGTCCAGTtgactggaatttttcatttttcactgCTGTTTTTGGATCCTCTGGAAAACTAAATAGTGAAACATTACAAAAGAAGAGGATATAG